The Enterobacter asburiae genome includes a window with the following:
- a CDS encoding helix-turn-helix domain-containing protein — protein sequence MMNTEFTPQQKLENIIRSLREKRSVMVSGREDIAMTLRARPTVFFLEEGRASLRLKSNGYIIADFTAPAVLGLELLCGREPDTTVAVQDSARLIQVLSSDLAAEIELSGMWHDVFSILADNARHVRDNLAISAFGSNYHIVRHHLLALSNGDGGLLKQESFHRYISERSTVSRSTLYKVIRSLQAGQYITMERGKLIELRHLPKNY from the coding sequence ATGATGAATACTGAATTCACTCCGCAGCAGAAACTTGAAAACATCATTCGCTCCCTCCGGGAAAAAAGGAGTGTTATGGTCTCCGGGCGGGAAGATATAGCCATGACACTGCGCGCACGTCCCACTGTCTTCTTTCTCGAGGAGGGGCGGGCCTCCCTTCGCCTTAAAAGTAATGGCTACATTATTGCCGACTTCACGGCACCCGCGGTGCTCGGTCTTGAGCTGCTCTGCGGTCGTGAACCAGATACAACCGTGGCCGTTCAGGATTCAGCTCGTCTTATTCAGGTGCTGTCTTCTGACCTTGCTGCGGAAATTGAGCTGTCGGGGATGTGGCATGATGTCTTCAGCATTCTTGCAGACAATGCGCGGCATGTGCGGGATAATCTCGCCATCAGTGCGTTCGGCAGCAATTACCACATCGTTCGCCACCATCTTCTTGCCCTGAGCAACGGTGACGGGGGCCTCCTGAAGCAGGAATCGTTTCACCGGTATATCAGCGAGCGTTCAACCGTCTCCCGCAGCACTCTGTACAAGGTTATCAGGAGTCTGCAGGCTGGGCAGTACATTACCATGGAAAGAGGAAAACTGATTGAGCTTCGACATCTCCCAAAAAATTATTAA
- a CDS encoding tripartite tricarboxylate transporter TctB family protein, with protein sequence MKSKKREWTSSVVIFSIAIITLYGGLSYPRGTLENMGPGFFPLIIGGSMVVISIIMVAVPISQDKIEKVSTQELRAFFFLVGGFLAFVILGIYCGLVPATFSIVFISALGDKNNSPLSALILSLASVIAMLLFAFVLQIQLPFFREM encoded by the coding sequence TTGAAAAGTAAAAAAAGAGAGTGGACTTCATCAGTGGTTATATTTTCAATCGCTATCATTACTCTGTATGGCGGACTTAGCTACCCGAGAGGAACATTAGAAAATATGGGGCCGGGTTTTTTTCCTTTAATTATAGGTGGGAGCATGGTTGTCATAAGTATAATCATGGTTGCAGTGCCTATAAGTCAAGATAAGATCGAAAAAGTCTCCACGCAAGAATTACGAGCTTTCTTCTTCCTTGTTGGGGGTTTTTTAGCTTTCGTGATCTTGGGCATTTATTGTGGTCTAGTACCTGCAACTTTCTCGATAGTGTTTATATCAGCACTAGGGGATAAAAATAATTCTCCGTTATCTGCGTTGATACTGTCCTTGGCAAGTGTTATTGCAATGTTACTCTTTGCATTTGTTCTTCAAATTCAGCTTCCATTTTTCCGCGAGATGTAA
- the uilS gene encoding UilS family quorum-quenching N-acyl-homoserine lactonase, whose amino-acid sequence MEISTEKISNGIVLTLRSPSDSTKSPVLILCHGFCGIREFLLPDFAEAFTRAGFSTITFDYRGFGDSDGERGRLVPAMQIDDIISVVNWAREQPSLDAQRIGLWGTSFGGCHVFGAAVRSQGVKCIVSQLAFADGEGIVTGNMNKEEKEAFVSTLDKMAEKQKSTGKEMFVGVNRVLSDTESKSFFEENRTQHPKMDIKIPFLTVRETLLYKPAFNASLVTCPTLIVIAGQDTVNPPEQGRALFDAVGAKEKRLYEVSSARHYDFYAGEHLKQVISIQTEWFKTHL is encoded by the coding sequence ATGGAAATTTCAACAGAAAAAATTTCTAACGGCATCGTTCTGACGCTTCGTTCTCCCTCCGACAGTACAAAAAGCCCGGTGCTCATTTTGTGCCATGGCTTCTGTGGTATCAGAGAATTTTTACTACCTGATTTTGCTGAAGCATTTACCCGCGCCGGATTCTCCACCATCACGTTTGATTATCGTGGTTTTGGGGACAGTGACGGCGAACGCGGACGCCTGGTCCCTGCTATGCAAATTGACGATATTATCTCCGTTGTTAACTGGGCAAGAGAACAGCCATCCCTTGATGCCCAGCGTATTGGCCTGTGGGGAACATCATTTGGAGGATGCCACGTATTTGGTGCGGCGGTCAGAAGCCAGGGGGTCAAATGTATTGTCAGTCAGTTGGCTTTTGCAGACGGTGAAGGAATAGTCACCGGGAATATGAATAAGGAAGAGAAAGAAGCTTTTGTTTCAACCCTGGACAAGATGGCTGAAAAGCAGAAGAGCACCGGTAAAGAAATGTTCGTGGGGGTCAATCGGGTACTGAGCGATACAGAATCAAAATCATTTTTTGAAGAAAATAGAACGCAACATCCAAAGATGGACATTAAAATACCATTCCTTACGGTGCGCGAAACTCTTCTGTATAAACCCGCATTTAATGCCTCACTGGTGACGTGCCCAACCCTGATCGTTATTGCTGGTCAGGATACGGTTAATCCACCGGAGCAGGGACGAGCCTTATTTGACGCTGTGGGGGCCAAAGAAAAAAGGCTATACGAGGTAAGCAGTGCACGTCATTACGATTTTTATGCAGGAGAGCATCTTAAGCAGGTTATCAGCATTCAGACAGAATGGTTTAAAACGCACTTGTAA
- a CDS encoding inverse autotransporter beta domain-containing protein, which produces MKKVLIRKTAIATLLVQFCSPLSVAFTPAIASAVQPNRDTTATADVNDNQAAARLAQAASRAGTFLSNAPDTDAAASLASGYASAEVQQWLSQFGTARTTIDVDKDFSLKGSSLDLLVPLHDSPDLLTFAQGGIRRADDRTQSSLGLGVRSFGSDSMLGASAFIDHDLSRSHTRAGLGIEYWRDNLRLGANSYMRLSGWKDSPDVTDYLERPANGWDITARGWLPSLPQLGASLGFERYYGEEVGLFGHSNRQKDPYAATAGLNWTPFPLLTLNAGQRQGKGSASDSRLGLELRYTPGVSWAHQTSPDSVAALRSLSGARHDLVERNSNIVLEYKKKEVIFLKTQELVTGYAGEQKPLSVEIKSRYPAERIEWQSPELEAAGGIIMSSGPHSHAVILPAWQPGRALHGNTYTVRGVAVDSRGNRSAASSTRVVVSQAAISPALSGLSLSSLNLVPDGTSAQKVTLTLRDAAGNPVDVDESEIVTERSDNTDKNAARAARGLARVGHFVRTSAGSYDLTVTPGTQEEHFTLTPYVRGYSAGTITVNISQTLSDANSSLVVGQPVTDTDTPVPVMLTLRDEASIPINGQKVRFSSGQDGVTFSDVQESAGGVYTATMRATRTGVVTVSSIVNGIQLAQPQATVTVKAGSVSQATSTLKTDRTRYASQEDVVLTLTLKDASGNSVTEVDLASATFTGPGLQEKEGSAWTQAGGVWTRTFTATTAGTGLTAGITLGGTAVTSAAYTITAAAASAATSTLGVSGGVNGTFTAGDEMTITFTPRDAQDNPATITAEAADTITVANAAPAQGSAWTQAGGVWTRTFTATTAGTGLTAGVTLGDGTVTSAPYSVTAGAASAATSTLAVSGGTNGTFAAGDSMTVTFTPRDAQGNPADIAAAVADTIAVPGATPAQGSTWTQAGGVWTRTFTATTAGTGLTAGVTLGDGTVTSAPYSVTAGAASAATSTLAVSGDTFAAGDSMTVTFTPRDAQGNPADIAAAVADTIAVPGATPAQGSTWTQAGGVWTRTFTATTAGTGITAGVTLGDGTVTSAPYSVTAGAASAATSTLAVSGGTNGTFTAGDEMTVTFTPRDAQGNPADIAAAVADTIAVPGATPAQGSTWTQAGGVWTRTFTATTAGTGITAGVTLGDGTVTSAPYSVTAGAASAATSTLAVSGGTNGTFTAGDEMTVTFTPRDAQDNPATITAAVADTIAVPGATPAQGSTWTQAGGVWTRTFTATTAGTGLTAGVTLGDGTVTSAPYSVTAGAASAATSTLAVSGGTNGTFAAGDSMTVTFTPRDAQGNPADIAAAVADTIAVPGATPAQGSTWTQAGGVWTRTFTATTAGTGLTAGVTLGDGTVTSAPYSVTAGAVSAATSTLAVSGGANGTFRVGDEMTVTFTPRDAQGNPAGIDTDILETMTVIGTLPLLNTTWTQADGVWTRTFTAASFGTDLMALLFLPDGAIASATYTITDGEASAANSTLAVSGDTFTAGDEMTVTFIPRNNFNGPATITAEAADTITVANAAPAQGSAWTQADGVWTRTFTATTAGTGLTAGITLGSGTVTSAAYTITAGAASAATSTLVVSGNTFWIGDEMTVTFTPRDAQGNIANMPPDSPDTINIPGAGPAPTPAWMPAGGTWLMTGIAQNEGSDMVASITLADGIVLSAPYTITAGATN; this is translated from the coding sequence GTGAAAAAAGTTCTTATTCGGAAAACTGCAATCGCCACACTTTTGGTGCAGTTCTGCTCTCCATTATCTGTTGCCTTTACCCCGGCTATTGCCTCCGCCGTTCAGCCAAACCGCGACACCACCGCGACCGCCGACGTGAACGACAATCAGGCCGCCGCACGCCTTGCCCAGGCCGCATCCCGGGCAGGGACCTTCTTGAGCAACGCCCCAGATACCGATGCTGCTGCATCACTCGCCAGCGGGTACGCCAGTGCCGAAGTCCAGCAGTGGCTCAGCCAGTTCGGCACGGCGCGCACCACCATTGACGTTGATAAGGACTTCTCACTGAAGGGCTCCTCTCTCGACCTCCTGGTGCCCCTGCACGACTCGCCTGACCTGCTCACCTTTGCCCAGGGCGGTATCCGCCGGGCGGACGACCGCACGCAGTCCTCCCTCGGCCTCGGCGTGCGCAGCTTCGGGTCCGACAGTATGCTCGGCGCCAGCGCCTTTATCGACCACGACCTCTCCCGCAGCCACACCCGGGCTGGGCTCGGTATTGAATACTGGCGCGACAACCTCCGCCTTGGCGCCAACAGCTACATGCGCCTCTCGGGCTGGAAGGACTCCCCGGACGTCACCGACTACCTTGAGCGTCCGGCAAACGGCTGGGACATTACCGCCCGCGGCTGGCTTCCTTCGCTGCCGCAGCTCGGCGCCTCGCTGGGCTTTGAGCGCTACTACGGTGAAGAGGTGGGCCTGTTCGGACACAGCAACCGCCAGAAGGACCCTTATGCCGCCACTGCAGGCCTGAACTGGACGCCGTTCCCGCTGCTCACCCTGAACGCCGGGCAGCGTCAGGGCAAGGGCTCGGCCAGCGATTCCCGCCTGGGTCTTGAGCTGCGCTACACCCCGGGCGTATCCTGGGCGCATCAGACCAGTCCTGACTCCGTCGCCGCACTGCGTAGTCTGAGCGGTGCTCGCCATGACCTTGTCGAGCGCAACAGCAACATTGTCCTCGAGTACAAAAAGAAAGAGGTCATATTCCTGAAGACCCAGGAGCTGGTCACTGGCTACGCTGGTGAGCAGAAGCCCCTGAGCGTGGAGATAAAGAGCCGGTATCCTGCTGAGCGCATTGAGTGGCAGTCGCCAGAGCTGGAGGCGGCCGGAGGGATTATCATGTCTTCCGGCCCGCATTCTCACGCTGTTATACTACCGGCCTGGCAGCCGGGAAGAGCTCTCCACGGCAATACCTATACGGTACGCGGTGTTGCCGTGGACAGTCGGGGCAACCGCTCTGCCGCGTCCAGCACCCGTGTTGTCGTTTCACAGGCAGCCATCAGTCCCGCACTGTCGGGCCTGAGCCTTTCGTCGCTTAATCTGGTCCCGGACGGCACCAGTGCGCAGAAAGTCACCCTCACCCTGCGTGATGCAGCCGGCAATCCGGTTGACGTGGACGAAAGTGAGATTGTTACGGAACGCAGCGATAATACCGACAAAAACGCAGCGCGGGCTGCACGCGGTCTCGCCCGGGTGGGGCATTTCGTACGCACCTCTGCCGGCAGCTATGACCTGACGGTTACTCCGGGAACGCAGGAAGAGCACTTCACGCTGACTCCGTATGTGCGCGGCTACAGCGCCGGCACCATCACTGTCAACATCAGCCAGACTCTGAGTGATGCTAACTCCTCACTGGTGGTCGGGCAGCCTGTTACCGACACGGATACGCCGGTGCCTGTAATGCTTACGCTGCGTGATGAGGCGAGCATTCCGATTAACGGCCAGAAGGTGAGATTCAGCAGCGGTCAGGACGGCGTCACCTTCTCTGACGTGCAGGAGTCTGCTGGCGGAGTTTACACTGCCACTATGCGCGCCACGCGGACGGGCGTGGTGACGGTGAGCTCTATTGTGAACGGCATCCAGCTGGCGCAGCCGCAGGCCACCGTCACAGTGAAAGCGGGCTCTGTCTCGCAGGCCACTTCGACCCTTAAAACAGACCGTACGCGTTATGCCAGTCAGGAGGATGTGGTACTGACACTGACTCTGAAGGATGCATCCGGCAACAGTGTGACGGAGGTGGATCTTGCCTCTGCCACATTTACTGGTCCGGGGCTACAGGAGAAGGAGGGCTCAGCCTGGACGCAGGCCGGCGGCGTCTGGACCCGCACCTTCACCGCGACGACGGCGGGCACCGGCCTGACGGCCGGCATCACGCTGGGCGGCACGGCCGTTACCTCCGCCGCGTACACCATCACGGCTGCCGCGGCTTCTGCGGCCACCTCCACCCTTGGGGTCAGCGGCGGCGTTAACGGCACGTTCACCGCCGGAGACGAGATGACCATCACCTTCACCCCGCGCGACGCGCAGGATAACCCGGCGACCATCACGGCGGAGGCTGCGGACACCATCACCGTGGCGAACGCCGCGCCGGCACAGGGCTCAGCCTGGACGCAGGCCGGCGGCGTCTGGACCCGCACCTTCACCGCGACGACGGCGGGCACCGGCCTGACGGCCGGCGTCACGCTGGGCGACGGAACCGTCACCTCCGCCCCGTACTCCGTCACGGCGGGCGCGGCTTCTGCGGCCACCTCCACCCTTGCCGTCAGCGGCGGCACTAACGGCACGTTCGCTGCCGGAGACAGCATGACCGTCACCTTCACCCCGCGCGACGCGCAGGGCAACCCGGCAGACATCGCGGCTGCGGTTGCGGACACCATCGCCGTGCCGGGCGCAACGCCGGCTCAGGGCTCCACCTGGACGCAGGCCGGCGGCGTCTGGACCCGCACCTTCACCGCGACGACGGCGGGCACCGGCCTGACGGCCGGCGTCACGCTGGGCGACGGAACCGTCACCTCCGCCCCGTACTCCGTCACGGCGGGCGCGGCTTCTGCGGCCACCTCCACCCTTGCCGTCAGCGGCGACACGTTCGCTGCCGGAGACAGCATGACCGTCACCTTCACCCCGCGCGACGCGCAGGGCAACCCGGCAGACATCGCGGCTGCGGTTGCGGACACCATCGCCGTGCCGGGCGCAACGCCGGCTCAGGGCTCCACCTGGACGCAGGCCGGCGGCGTCTGGACCCGCACCTTCACCGCGACGACGGCGGGCACCGGCATAACGGCCGGCGTCACGCTGGGCGACGGAACCGTCACCTCCGCCCCGTACTCCGTCACGGCGGGCGCGGCTTCTGCGGCCACCTCCACCCTTGCCGTCAGCGGCGGCACTAACGGCACGTTCACCGCCGGAGACGAGATGACCGTCACCTTCACCCCGCGCGACGCGCAGGGCAACCCGGCAGACATCGCGGCTGCGGTTGCGGACACCATCGCCGTGCCGGGCGCAACGCCGGCTCAGGGCTCCACCTGGACGCAGGCCGGCGGCGTCTGGACCCGCACCTTCACCGCGACGACGGCGGGCACCGGCATAACGGCCGGCGTCACGCTGGGCGACGGAACCGTCACCTCCGCCCCGTACTCCGTCACGGCGGGCGCGGCTTCTGCGGCCACCTCCACCCTTGCCGTCAGCGGCGGCACTAACGGCACGTTCACCGCCGGAGACGAGATGACCGTCACCTTCACCCCGCGCGACGCGCAGGATAACCCGGCGACCATCACGGCTGCGGTTGCGGACACCATCGCCGTGCCGGGCGCAACGCCGGCTCAGGGCTCCACCTGGACGCAGGCCGGCGGCGTCTGGACCCGCACCTTCACCGCGACGACGGCGGGCACCGGCCTGACGGCCGGCGTCACGCTGGGCGACGGAACCGTCACCTCCGCCCCGTACTCCGTCACGGCGGGCGCGGCTTCTGCGGCCACCTCCACCCTTGCCGTCAGCGGCGGCACTAACGGCACGTTCGCTGCCGGAGACAGCATGACCGTCACCTTCACCCCGCGCGACGCGCAGGGCAACCCGGCAGACATCGCGGCTGCGGTTGCGGACACCATCGCCGTGCCGGGCGCAACGCCGGCTCAGGGCTCCACCTGGACGCAGGCCGGCGGCGTCTGGACCCGCACCTTCACCGCGACGACGGCGGGCACCGGCCTGACGGCCGGCGTCACGCTGGGCGACGGAACCGTCACCTCCGCCCCGTACTCCGTCACGGCGGGCGCGGTTTCTGCGGCCACCTCCACCCTTGCCGTCAGCGGCGGCGCTAACGGCACGTTCAGGGTTGGAGACGAGATGACCGTCACCTTCACCCCGCGCGACGCGCAGGGCAACCCAGCAGGCATCGATACTGATATACTGGAAACCATGACAGTGATTGGCACCCTTCCGCTCTTGAACACAACCTGGACGCAGGCCGACGGCGTCTGGACCCGCACCTTCACCGCAGCGTCGTTTGGCACCGATCTTATGGCCTTACTCTTTCTACCCGACGGGGCGATCGCCTCCGCCACGTACACAATTACGGATGGCGAGGCTTCTGCGGCCAACTCCACCCTTGCCGTCAGCGGCGACACGTTCACTGCCGGAGACGAGATGACCGTCACCTTCATCCCGCGTAACAATTTTAACGGCCCGGCGACCATCACGGCTGAGGCTGCGGACACCATCACCGTGGCGAACGCCGCGCCGGCACAGGGCTCAGCCTGGACGCAGGCCGACGGCGTCTGGACCCGCACCTTCACCGCGACGACGGCGGGCACCGGCCTGACGGCCGGCATCACGCTGGGCAGCGGAACCGTCACCTCCGCCGCGTACACCATCACGGCGGGCGCGGCTTCTGCGGCCACCTCCACCCTTGTCGTCAGCGGCAACACGTTCTGGATTGGAGACGAGATGACCGTCACCTTCACCCCGCGCGACGCGCAGGGCAACATTGCGAACATGCCGCCTGATAGTCCGGATACCATCAACATACCGGGCGCCGGGCCGGCCCCGACCCCAGCCTGGATGCCGGCAGGCGGCACCTGGTTAATGACCGGCATCGCACAGAATGAGGGCTCCGACATGGTGGCCTCCATCACTCTAGCCGACGGAATCGTCCTCTCCGCCCCGTACACCATCACAGCGGGTGCCACGAACTAA
- a CDS encoding Bug family tripartite tricarboxylate transporter substrate binding protein, with protein MDISIKTWEVLNTNLYGNLLMINYRLCKLFLMLIFFINKIFFASAFAETEIYPSKMIRLIVPFPPGGGADISGRIMAQHLSRELKVKVIVENKPGAGGNIGAFYVSKARSDGYTLLVSTLGPSVTNKIIYPKAGFDPELDLIPVALYSRTPMALVVNKSSPFNSVQDLVNTSKNSDAGLVYGSGGRGSTSHLGIELLKEMTGMKLTHIPYKGSAPALIDLIGGRLDFTLDSLPSVTPHIHSGNIKILAVTEKWRLKDLPDVPVLSEIPDLYNYEASGWVGLFAPKNTPPEVISVIARALTQPVDKIWIKGRLENIGAIYVGADTQEFKVFLNNEVKKWTPLAEKNSSK; from the coding sequence ATGGATATTTCAATTAAAACCTGGGAAGTATTAAACACAAACCTTTATGGTAATTTACTAATGATAAACTACAGATTATGTAAATTATTTTTGATGCTTATATTTTTTATTAATAAAATTTTTTTCGCATCGGCTTTTGCTGAAACTGAAATTTACCCATCAAAAATGATAAGGCTGATAGTTCCTTTTCCTCCAGGTGGTGGTGCTGATATTTCTGGTCGTATAATGGCACAGCATTTATCTCGTGAGTTGAAGGTTAAAGTTATTGTTGAAAATAAACCTGGTGCAGGTGGGAATATAGGGGCGTTTTATGTATCAAAAGCTCGTTCAGATGGTTACACACTTTTGGTAAGCACATTAGGCCCCAGTGTTACTAACAAAATAATTTATCCAAAAGCAGGATTTGATCCTGAGCTCGACCTTATCCCTGTTGCTCTTTATTCCAGAACACCGATGGCTTTAGTTGTAAATAAGTCCTCTCCATTTAACAGTGTACAGGACTTAGTGAACACTTCCAAAAATAGTGATGCAGGACTTGTTTATGGTAGTGGAGGTCGGGGCTCTACTTCACATTTGGGTATTGAGTTGTTAAAAGAGATGACTGGTATGAAACTTACCCATATCCCGTATAAGGGAAGCGCACCCGCATTGATCGATCTCATAGGCGGTCGTTTAGATTTTACGCTAGATAGTCTTCCTTCTGTAACTCCACATATTCACTCAGGCAATATAAAAATTCTTGCAGTTACCGAAAAATGGCGCCTCAAGGATCTACCAGATGTGCCAGTTCTTTCTGAGATTCCTGATTTATATAACTATGAAGCGTCAGGATGGGTTGGTTTATTTGCTCCAAAAAACACTCCCCCTGAAGTAATATCGGTTATCGCGCGTGCTTTGACTCAGCCAGTCGATAAGATATGGATCAAGGGTAGATTAGAAAATATAGGAGCTATTTATGTTGGTGCTGACACACAGGAATTTAAAGTTTTTTTAAATAATGAAGTTAAAAAGTGGACGCCGCTTGCTGAAAAAAACAGCTCAAAATAA
- a CDS encoding tripartite tricarboxylate transporter permease: MNNIISLFDGFLVALEPINLLYSFIGVFLGNVVGVLPGIGPLAAISILLPITYNLDPTAALMMLAGLYYGAQYGGAITSILLNIPGVTSHAVTCFDGYPMAKKGLAAQALLISMFASFIGASVGIILIILFTPFLTGIAFKFGAVEYTSILMLGLLLASTVSVSSPLKGIAMMLLGLVAGLIGTDINSGIVRFSFGFAELNDGIAVVAIAMGLFGISDVLRNANRDNNRETVDSNISIKSMRLNRNGRKKSIMPILRGSVIGSLFGILPGTGSTIASFMSYAIEKKISLSPRRFGHGAIEGVAGPEAANSAAAQTAFIPTMSIGVPGDAVMALMLGALMIQNIQPGPQLINEYPLIFWGLIASFWVGNLLLLILNVPLIGCWTKMLSIPYRLIFPIVLFLICIGVYSTNANIFDVLIALAIGVFSYSLSRLGFQPAPLLLGFVLGPIFEENLRRAMLLSRGDVAVFLTNPISVMCLFIVVIVLIYNVRRKLILSYDVK, translated from the coding sequence ATGAATAATATTATTAGCCTTTTTGACGGCTTTCTTGTAGCATTAGAGCCAATTAATTTACTATACTCCTTTATAGGGGTTTTTCTTGGAAACGTCGTAGGGGTCTTGCCTGGGATTGGTCCGCTTGCTGCTATTTCTATTCTATTGCCGATTACTTATAATCTAGATCCTACTGCTGCTCTGATGATGTTAGCTGGTCTATATTATGGGGCTCAATATGGCGGGGCAATAACATCTATTTTATTGAATATTCCTGGTGTTACATCGCATGCAGTTACTTGTTTTGATGGATATCCTATGGCCAAAAAAGGCCTTGCTGCACAAGCATTGTTGATTTCAATGTTTGCATCTTTTATCGGCGCATCTGTAGGTATTATTCTCATAATATTATTCACTCCTTTTTTAACAGGTATTGCATTCAAATTTGGGGCGGTAGAATATACTTCTATTTTAATGCTTGGTCTCTTGCTGGCATCGACTGTTTCTGTGAGCTCACCATTAAAAGGTATTGCGATGATGCTTTTAGGTTTGGTTGCTGGACTCATCGGTACAGATATTAATTCAGGAATTGTTAGGTTTTCGTTTGGGTTTGCAGAACTCAATGATGGGATTGCAGTTGTTGCGATCGCTATGGGACTTTTTGGAATTTCCGATGTCCTGCGTAATGCTAACCGCGATAATAATCGGGAAACCGTCGACTCCAATATATCTATAAAGTCAATGCGACTAAATCGAAATGGGAGAAAAAAGTCAATAATGCCGATTCTCAGAGGCTCAGTAATAGGTTCATTATTTGGTATATTGCCTGGAACTGGCTCAACTATAGCATCATTTATGTCCTATGCAATTGAAAAAAAAATATCATTATCGCCAAGGCGTTTTGGCCATGGAGCAATTGAAGGTGTTGCAGGTCCAGAAGCAGCGAACAGTGCTGCTGCACAAACTGCGTTTATTCCGACTATGAGTATCGGTGTTCCAGGAGATGCTGTAATGGCGCTTATGCTTGGTGCGCTAATGATCCAAAATATTCAGCCAGGTCCTCAATTAATAAACGAGTATCCGTTAATTTTTTGGGGGCTTATAGCCAGTTTCTGGGTTGGGAATTTATTACTTTTAATTCTTAATGTACCTCTGATTGGATGCTGGACTAAGATGCTATCTATTCCTTATAGACTAATATTTCCTATTGTACTCTTCTTAATATGTATCGGTGTATATAGCACGAATGCAAATATTTTTGATGTTTTGATTGCGCTGGCTATTGGCGTTTTTAGTTATTCTTTATCTCGCCTAGGATTTCAACCTGCTCCTTTACTTCTGGGCTTTGTTCTTGGCCCAATATTCGAAGAGAATTTACGGCGAGCTATGCTGCTATCACGAGGAGATGTCGCTGTATTTTTAACTAATCCTATTAGTGTGATGTGTTTATTTATTGTTGTGATTGTATTGATTTATAATGTTCGGAGGAAATTAATCCTCAGCTATGACGTTAAATAA
- a CDS encoding delta(1)-pyrroline-2-carboxylate reductase family protein, which produces MSLKVFLPWKKPGKIEKITRNAKETAHLLGHLALFNSLEKVCREYGEGKISCPPRTYISLPEHGHLYSMVASAHDITVHKLILVNPNNRKRDLPLVHSEVRVYDSKSGESILLLDGPTVTERRTAVLSAVGMRHLCSAPPSEGMLIGTGKLAISHLQAFNILFPNMSFWIKATSEAKAKEFCRKHSSIGVELRPCTSNVVPESVDVVITMTSSTNPVYSEPAIAGRLLIGVGTCNPNASEIFADTVRSSQVVIDEKTGGINEAGDLLQAKIDWSEVHSLSDILTSQPDFSRPIFFKTVGCAAWDLAAARVAIDTAR; this is translated from the coding sequence ATGAGTTTAAAAGTGTTTTTACCCTGGAAAAAACCTGGAAAAATAGAAAAAATTACTCGGAATGCTAAAGAGACTGCACATCTTCTCGGGCATTTAGCACTATTTAATTCGCTTGAAAAGGTTTGCCGTGAATATGGCGAAGGGAAAATATCTTGCCCTCCACGCACCTATATATCCTTGCCTGAACACGGACATCTTTATTCGATGGTTGCTAGTGCCCATGATATAACTGTACACAAACTAATCCTCGTTAATCCCAACAACCGCAAGCGAGATTTACCGCTAGTACATAGTGAGGTAAGGGTTTACGATTCAAAAAGTGGCGAATCAATATTATTACTGGATGGGCCTACAGTAACAGAAAGGCGTACAGCGGTATTAAGTGCAGTTGGTATGCGGCATCTCTGTTCTGCTCCGCCTTCTGAGGGAATGTTAATCGGTACGGGAAAACTGGCAATAAGTCACTTACAGGCATTTAATATATTGTTTCCTAATATGAGTTTTTGGATTAAAGCAACAAGTGAGGCTAAAGCTAAAGAGTTTTGCCGTAAACATTCTTCGATTGGTGTGGAATTACGCCCATGCACTAGTAACGTTGTCCCTGAGTCTGTAGATGTAGTTATAACTATGACTAGCAGTACTAATCCTGTTTATTCTGAACCAGCAATCGCTGGACGATTGCTTATTGGTGTAGGAACATGTAATCCAAATGCTTCTGAGATTTTTGCTGATACAGTACGTTCCAGTCAGGTGGTTATAGATGAAAAAACAGGCGGCATAAATGAGGCGGGTGATTTGCTTCAAGCGAAAATTGATTGGTCGGAGGTTCATTCGCTTTCCGATATTTTGACATCTCAACCTGATTTTTCACGCCCCATTTTTTTTAAGACTGTCGGTTGTGCCGCCTGGGATTTAGCAGCAGCTAGAGTTGCTATTGATACAGCTAGATAA